One Glycine max cultivar Williams 82 chromosome 6, Glycine_max_v4.0, whole genome shotgun sequence DNA segment encodes these proteins:
- the LOC100804207 gene encoding uncharacterized protein, translated as MARFRFRRLRFLAIFVVAVVVFASDESESERELSVTDLDWNLFHQDYSPPAPPPPPPHPPSVSCVDDLGGVGTLDTTCKIVNDVNLTRDVYIAGKGNFNILPGVRFHCEIPGCMVTVNVTGNFSLGSNSSIVTGAFEFEAENAVFGNESVVNTTGMAGDPPPQTSGTPQGVEGGGGGHGGRGASCLVDTTKLPEDVWGGDAYSWASLQKPYSFGSRGGSTSKESDYGGLGGGLVRMVVHQIVEMNATVLADGADGGTKGGGGSGGSIYIKAYRMTGNGIISACGGNGFAGGGGGRVSVDVFSRHDEPKIYVHGGKSLGCPENAGAAGTLYDAVPRSLIVDNYNMTTDTETLLLEFPNQPLWTNVYVRNKARATVPLLWSRVQVQGQISILQGGVLSFGLRHYATSEFELLAEELLMSDSVMKVYGALRMSVKMFLMWNSKMLIDGGEDVTVATSLLEASNLIVLRGASVIHSNANLGVHGQGLLNLSGPGDWIEAQRLVLSLFYSIHVGPGSVLRGPLENATTDDVTPKLYCNNEDCPYELLHPPEDCNVNSSLSFTLQICRVEDILVEGLIKGSVVHFHRARTISVESSGTISASGMGCTGGLGRGNTLTNGIGSGGGHGGTGGDAFYNDNHVEGGRSYGNATLPCELGSGSGIGNSTGSTAGGGIIVVGSLEHPLSSLSIQGSVNADGGNFEPQIRNEKFAIFDNFTGGPGGGSGGTILMFLHMLNIGQSAVLSSMGGYSSSNGSGGGGGGRIHFHWSDIPTGDVYLPIASVEGDIQIWGGKGKGQGGSGANGTITGKACPKGLYGTFCEECPAGTYKNVTGSDKSLCHSCPVNELPHRAVYISVRGGITETPCPYQCASDRYLMPDCYTALEELIYTFGGPWLFGLFLIGLLILLALVLSVARMKFVGVDELPGPAPTQHGSQIDHSFPFLESLNEVLETNRVEESQSHVHRMYFMGPNTFSEPWHLPHTPSEQIKDVVYESEFNTFVDEINAIAAYQWWEGAIHSVLSVLAYPLAWSWQQWRRRLKLQRLREFVRSEYDHACLRSCRSRALYEGIKVNATSDLMLAYVDFFLGGDEKRIDLPPRLHERFPMSLPFGGDGSYMAPFTLHNDNILTSLMSQSVQPTTWYRLVAGLNAQLRLVRRGRLRVTFRPVLGWLETHANPALSVHGVRIDLAWFHATSSGYCHYGLMVYALEEGYPATGGSTDGALRTEERSRVQSVNKEHLGLAISRAHLSPDGRIEDNYMRRQMHGAALDVNNLQMLDKKRDIFYLLSFILQNTKPVGHQDLVGLVISMLLLGDFSLVLLTLLQLYSISLVDVFLVLFILPFGILLPFPVGINALFSHGPRRSAGLARLYALWNLTSFMNVVVAFLCGYIHYNSQSSSSKRHPSIQPWSIMDESEWWIFPAGLVLCKLFQSQLINWHVANLEIQDRSLYSNDFELFWQS; from the exons ATGGCTAGATTTCGTTTCCGGCGCCTCCGATTCCTCGCCATCTTCGTCGTCGCCGTCGTGGTGTTCGCGAGTGACGAATCGGAGTCGGAGCGCGAGCTCTCGGTGACCGATTTGGATTGGAACCTCTTCCACCAGGACTACTCCCCGCCGGctccgccgccgccgccaccTCACCCGCCGTCGGTGTCGTGCGTGGACGATCTCGGCGGGGTGGGGACTCTGGACACGACGTGCAAGATCGTGAACGACGTGAACCTCACCCGCGACGTGTACATAGCAGGGAAGGGCAATTTTAACATCCTCCCTGGGGTACGGTTCCACTGCGAGATTCCAGGGTGCATGGTAACGGTTAACGTCACTGGTAATTTTAGTTTAGGTAGCAACTCGTCGATTGTGACCGGAGCCTTTGAGTTCGAGGCGGAGAATGCTGTTTTTGGGAACGAGTCGGTGGTGAACACGACGGGGATGGCGGGGGATCCTCCGCCGCAGACGAGTGGGACACCGCAGGGGGTTGAGGGAGGTGGCGGAGGGCACGGCGGGAGGGGTGCCAGCTGTCTCGTCGACACGACGAAGCTCCCGGAGGATGTTTGGGGAGGGGATGCGTATTCCTGGGCGTCGCTGCAGAAACCTTATAGTTTTGGGAGCCGTGGAGGGTCGACAAGTAAGGAGAGTGACTATGGGGGGTTGGGAGGGGGCCTTGTGAGGATGGTTGTTCATCAAATTGTTGAGATGAATGCAACTGTTTTGGCCGATGGGGCTGATGGAGGGACCAAAGGTGGAGGTGGCTCTGGAGGCAGCATCTACATCAAGGCTTATAGAAT GACTGGCAATGGGATTATAAGTGCTTGTGGAGGTAATGGTTTTGCTGGTGGTGGAGGTGGCAGGGTTTCAGTTGATGTGTTCAGTAGGCATGATGAGCCCAAAATATATGTGCATG GTGGTAAGAGCCTTGGCTGTCCTGAAAATGCAGGTGCTGCTGGGACTCTTTATGATGCAGTCCCTCGAAGCCTTATAGTTGATAATTATAACATGACAACTGATACAGAGACGCTTCTATTGGAATTTCCAAATCAACCCCTTTGGACTAATGTTTATGTTCGAAATAAGGCTAGGGCCACAGTTCCATTGCTTTGGAGCCGTGTACAG GTACAAGGACAAATAAGTATCTTGCAGGGTGGGGTGTTGAGCTTTGGGCTACGACACTATGCTACATCAGAGTTTGAGTTATTGGCTGAAGAATTGTTGATGAGTGATTCTGTGATGAAG gtatATGGAGCTCTACGCATGTCTGTAAAAATGTTCTTGATGTGGAACTCAAAAATGCTCATAGATGGTGGGGAAGATGTAACTGTGGCAACTTCTTTACTGGAGGCTAGTAATTTGATTGTTCTCAGG GGGGCTTCTGTGATACATTCTAATGCAAACCTTGGAGTTCATGGACAAGGTCTGCTTAATTTATCAGGACCAGGAGATTGGATTGAAGCACAGCGTTTGGTTTTATCCCTATTTTATAGTATTCAT GTTGGGCCTGGATCTGTTTTGCGTGGTCCACTGGAGAATGCAACAACTGATGATGT TACTCCAAAGCTTTACTGTAACAATGAAGATTGCCCCTATGAATTACTTCATCCCCCTGAAGATTGCAATGTGAACTCATCCTTGTCATTCACACTTCAG ATCTGCAGAGTCGAGGACAtccttgttgaaggccttataAAAGGTTCTGTCGTTCATTTCCACAGGGCGAGGACCATAAGTGTTGAATCTTCTGGAACAATATCTGCCTCTGGAATGG gcTGTACTGGTGGTTTGGGCCGTGGAAATACTCTAACTAATGGTATTGGCAGTGGTGGTGGGCATGGTGGTACTGGTGGTGATGCATTTTATAATGATAATCATGTTGAAGGTGGCCGTTCATATGGGAATGCAACCCTGCCCTGTGAACTTGGTAGTGGAAGTGGAATTGGCAACTCTACTGGTTCCACAGCTGGGGGTGGTATCATAG TTGTTGGATCATTAGAACATCCTTTGTCGAGTTTGTCCATTCAAGGTTCCGTAAATGCTGATGGAGGGAATTTTGAACCGCAAATCAGAAATGAAAAATTTGCAATTTTTGACAATTTTACTGGAGGTCCTGGGGGTGGATCTGGTGGCACTATACTAATGTTTCTACATATGCTCAATATTGGGCAATCAGCTGTGCTTTCTAGTATGGGAGGATATAGCAGTTCTAATGGAagtggtggtggaggtggtggAAGAATTCATTTTCATTGGTCCGACATTCCCACTGGTGATGTTTATCTGCCAATTGCTAGCGTGGAAGGAGACATTCAGATCTG GGGAGGAAAGGGTAAGGGCCAGGGTGGCTCTGGAGCAAATGGGACTATAACTGGGAAGGCTTGCCCCAAAGGGCTGTACGGTAccttttgtgag GAATGTCCAGCTGGGACTTACAAAAACGTTACTGGATCTGATAAATCACTTTGTCACAGTTGTCCTGTTAATGAGCTTCCTCATCGTGCTGTTTATATTTCAGTCCGAG GTGGTATTACTGAAACCCCTTGTCCCTACCAATGTGCTTCAGACAGATATCTTATGCCTGACTGCTATACAGCCCTTGAAGAGTTAATTTACACATTTGGTGGGCCTTGGCTATTTGGTCTTTTCCTTATTGGTCTCTTGATCTTGTTGGCACTGGTGCTTAGTGTTGCAAGAATGAAATTTGTTGGGGTTGATGAGTTACCAGGCCCAGCACCCACCCAACATGGTTCTCAAATAGACCACTCCTTCCCTTTCCTAGAGTCACTCAATGAG GTGTTGGAAACAAACAGAGTCGAGGAGTCCCAGAGTCATGTTCACAGAATGTACTTTATGGGACCTAATACTTTCAGTGAGCCCTGGCATCTGCCACATACACCTTCAGAGCAAATAAAGGATGTTGT TTATGAGAGTGAATTCAATACATTTGTGGATGAGATTAATGCTATAGCTGCTTATCAATGGTGGGAGGGAGCAATACATAGCGTTCTTTCTGTTCTTGCTTATCCACTTGCATGGTCCTGGCAACAGTGGCGCAGGAGATTGAAGTTGCAACGCTTACGTGAGTTTGTTCGATCAGAATATGACCATGCTTGCCTTCGTTCTTGCCGATCACGGGCCCTCTATGAAGGGATCAAG gtaAATGCAACTTCTGACTTGATGCTGGCATATGTGGACTTCTTTCTTGGTGGGGATGAAAAGAGAATAGACCTTCCTCCTCGATTGCATGAAAGGTTCCCAATGTCATTGCCTTTTGGAGGTGATGGAAGTTATATGGCTCCATTCACCCTTCACAATGATAATATCCTTACCAGCCTCATGAGTCAG TCTGTGCAACCTACAACCTGGTATAGATTGGTTGCTGGGCTGAATGCACAACTGCGGTTAGTTCGGCGTGGACGACTAAGAGTAACATTTCGACCTGTCCTCGGATGGCTTGAGACTCATGCCAATCCTGCATTGAGTGTCCATGGTGTGCGCATTGACCTTGCCTGGTTTCATGCTACAAGTAGTGGCTATTGCCACTATGGGCTAATGGTTTATGCTCTTGAGGAAGGTTATCCAGCCACTGGAGGAAGTACTGACGGAGCTTTAAGAACTGAGGAAAGATCACG GGTCCAGAGTGTTAATAAGGAACATTTGGGGCTTGCAATAAGCAGAGCTCATTTAAGCCCTGATGGAAGGATTGAGGATAATTATATGAGGCGACAAATGCATGGAGCTGCTTTAGATGTAAACAATTTGCAGATGCTTGACAAGAAGAGAGAtatcttttatcttctctctttTATACTTCAGAATACAAAACCTGTTGGGCATCAG GATCTTGTTGGTTTAGTAATCTCAATGCTGCTTCTAGGAGATTTTAGTTTAGTATTACTTACCTTGCTTCAGTTGTATTCAATTTCTTTGGTGGATGTCTTCCTTGTGTTGTTTATATTACCTTTCGGCATTCTTCTCCCATTTCCTGTCGGAATTAATGCTCTCTTTAGTCATGGACCAAGGCGTTCTGCAGGCCTTGCACGTCTTTATGCTCTGTGGAATCTTACATCCTTCATGAATGTT GTTGTTGCATTTCTTTGTGGATATATACATTACAACTCTCAATCGTCTTCCAGTAAAAGACACCCGAGCATTCAGCCGTGGAGTATCAT GGATGAAAGTGAATGGTGGATTTTCCCAGCTGGATTGGTTTTGTGTAAATTATTCCAGTCTCAACTCATTAATTGGCATGTTGCCAATCTGGAAATTCAAGACCGTTCCTTGTATAGCAACGATTTTGAGCTGTTCTGGCAGTCATGA